Proteins encoded within one genomic window of Triticum aestivum cultivar Chinese Spring chromosome 2D, IWGSC CS RefSeq v2.1, whole genome shotgun sequence:
- the LOC123053173 gene encoding serine carboxypeptidase-like 45 isoform X1: MHPGTSVAAVVCAASVLLISNGCLSMAMVEDKITALPGQPPVSFAQYSGYVEVDAVRKRSLFYYFAEAELDPATKPLVLWLNGGPGCSSVGVGAFSENGPFRPSGNALMSNEYSWNKEANMLYLESPAGVGFSYSTDPSFYGGVGDSMTARDNLRFLEGWFAKFPQYKGRDLYIAGESYAGHYVPQLAQRMVEFDDKEKLFNLKGIALGNPVLEFSTDFNSRAEFFWSHGLISDSTYNIFTTVCNYSRYVSEYYHGSISSVCDRVMSQVTKETSRFVDKYDVTLDVCISSVLMQSQVLTPSPNVSFFSITSAKEMYVTLSLTDNFLQSTEQLNRALDVCVEDETMNYLNRKDVQKAMHAQLNGVPKWTVCSSVLEYKQLDLQIPTINIVGALVKSGIPVLVYSGDQDSVIPLTGSRTLVHRLAKRLRLNATVPYRVWFQGKQVGGWTQVFGDALSFATIRGASHEAPFSQPERSLVLFRAFLASRPLPESFE; encoded by the exons ATGCACCCGGGCACCTCCGTAGCTGCGGTGGTCTGTGCGGCTTCTGTGCTGCTCATCAGCAATGGCTGCCTCTCCATGGCCATGGTGGAGGACAAGATCACGGCGCTGCCGGGGCAGCCACCGGTGAGCTTCGCGCAGTACTCCGGATACGTGGAGGTGGACGCCGTGAGGAAGAGGTCGCTCTTCTACTACTTCGCCGAGGCAGAGCTAGATCCGGCCACCAAGCCCCTCGTCCTCTGGCTAAACGGAG GACCCGGATGTTCATCTGTGGGGGTGGGAGCATTCTCAGAGAATGGGCCATTCAGGCCCAGTGGCAATGCCCTTATGAGCAATGAGTATAGCTGGAACAAAG AGGCCAACATGCTCTATCTGGAGAGCCCTGCAGGGGTGGGCTTCTCCTACTCCACTGATCCTTCCTTCTATGGGGGTGTTGGTGACAGCATGACAG CCAGGGATAATTTAAGGTTCTTGGAAGGCTGGTTTGCCAAGTTCCCACAGTACAAGGGCAGGGACTTGTACATCGCAGGAGAGAGTTATGCTG GTCACTATGTTCCGCAACTAGCGCAGCGCATGGTTGAATTTGACGACAAGGAGAAGCTGTTCAATCTGAAAGGCATTGCT TTGGGCAATCCTGTTCTCGAATTCTCAACTGACTTCAACTCAAGAGCCGAGTTCTTCTGGTCACACGGGCTGATATCGGACTCAACCTACAACATCTTCACGACGGTTTGCAACTACTCACGGTATGTGAGCGAGTATTACCACGGCTCCATCAGCTCGGTTTGCGACAGGGTGATGAGCCAAGTGACCAAAGAGACGAGCAGATTCGTGGACAAGTACGATGTCACCCTGGACGTCTGCATTTCTTCGGTGTTGATGCAGTCCCAAGTGCTCACCCCAAGCCCAAATGTATCGTTCTTCAGCATTACCTCTGCTAAGGAGATGTATGTAACCTTGTCACTGACGGACAACTTTTTGCAGTCTACCGAGCAATTGAACAGGGCGCTCGACGTGTGCGTCGAGGACGAGACGATGAACTACCTCAACCGAAAAGATGTGCAAAAGGCAATGCACGCTCAGCTCAACGGCGTGCCCAAGTGGACGGTCTGCAGCAG TGTTCTTGAGTACAAACAGCTGGACCTGCAGATCCCGACCATCAACATCGTCGGCGCGCTCGTCAAGTCCGGCATCCCGGTGCTAGTTTACAG CGGTGATCAGGACTCGGTGATCCCCCTGACGGGCAGCAGGACGCTGGTgcaccgcctggccaagaggctcCGGCTGAACGCAACGGTGCCGTACCGGGTCTGGTTCCAAGGGAAGCAG GTTGGTGGATGGACGCAGGTGTTCGGCGACGCGCTGTCCTTCGCGACCATCCGGGGCGCGTCGCACGAGGCGCCCTTCTCGCAGCCGGAGAGGTCCCTCGTGCTCTTCAGGGCGTTCCTCGCCAGCCGGCCGCTGCCGGAATCGTTCGAGTGA
- the LOC123053176 gene encoding heavy metal-associated isoprenylated plant protein 20, whose amino-acid sequence MGVLDHLSDLCSMTDTKAALKLRKRRPMQTVNIKVKMDCEGCERRVKNAVKSIRGVTAVSVNPKMSKVTVTGFVEPSKVLARVKSTGKVAEMWPYVPYSLTTYPYVGGAYDKKAPAGFVRGAPQAMADPGAPEVRYMNMFNDEDVNSCAIM is encoded by the exons ATGGGCGTCTTGGATCACCTCTCCGATTTGTGCAGCATGACAGACACAAAGGCAGCCCTCAAGCTCAGGAAGAGGCGGCCGATGCAG ACGGTAAACATCAAGGTGAAGATGGACTGCGAGGGCTGCGAGAGGAGGGTCAAGAACGCCGTCAAGTCGATTCGGG GTGTGACGGCCGTGTCAGTGAACCCCAAGATGAGCAAGGTGACGGTGACGGGGTTCGTTGAGCCGAGCAAGGTGCTGGCGCGGGTGAAGAGCACCGGGAAGGTGGCCGAGATGTGGCCCTACGTGCCGTACTCGCTCACCACCTACCCCTATGTCGGCGGCGCCTACGACAAGAAGGCGCCGGCGGGCTTCGTCCGCGGCGCGCCGCAGGCCATGGCCGACCCCGGGGCGCCGGAGGTCCGGTACATGAACATGTTCAACGACGAGGACGTCAACTCCTGCGCCATCATGTGA
- the LOC123053173 gene encoding serine carboxypeptidase-like 45 isoform X2: MHPGTSVAAVVCAASVLLISNGCLSMAMVEDKITALPGQPPVSFAQYSGYVEVDAVRKRSLFYYFAEAELDPATKPLVLWLNGGPGCSSVGVGAFSENGPFRPSGNALMSNEYSWNKEANMLYLESPAGVGFSYSTDPSFYGGVGDSMTARDNLRFLEGWFAKFPQYKGRDLYIAGESYAGHYVPQLAQRMVEFDDKEKLFNLKGIALGNPVLEFSTDFNSRAEFFWSHGLISDSTYNIFTTVCNYSRYVSEYYHGSISSVCDRVMSQVTKETSRFVDKYDVTLDVCISSVLMQSQVLTPSPNSTEQLNRALDVCVEDETMNYLNRKDVQKAMHAQLNGVPKWTVCSSVLEYKQLDLQIPTINIVGALVKSGIPVLVYSGDQDSVIPLTGSRTLVHRLAKRLRLNATVPYRVWFQGKQVGGWTQVFGDALSFATIRGASHEAPFSQPERSLVLFRAFLASRPLPESFE, translated from the exons ATGCACCCGGGCACCTCCGTAGCTGCGGTGGTCTGTGCGGCTTCTGTGCTGCTCATCAGCAATGGCTGCCTCTCCATGGCCATGGTGGAGGACAAGATCACGGCGCTGCCGGGGCAGCCACCGGTGAGCTTCGCGCAGTACTCCGGATACGTGGAGGTGGACGCCGTGAGGAAGAGGTCGCTCTTCTACTACTTCGCCGAGGCAGAGCTAGATCCGGCCACCAAGCCCCTCGTCCTCTGGCTAAACGGAG GACCCGGATGTTCATCTGTGGGGGTGGGAGCATTCTCAGAGAATGGGCCATTCAGGCCCAGTGGCAATGCCCTTATGAGCAATGAGTATAGCTGGAACAAAG AGGCCAACATGCTCTATCTGGAGAGCCCTGCAGGGGTGGGCTTCTCCTACTCCACTGATCCTTCCTTCTATGGGGGTGTTGGTGACAGCATGACAG CCAGGGATAATTTAAGGTTCTTGGAAGGCTGGTTTGCCAAGTTCCCACAGTACAAGGGCAGGGACTTGTACATCGCAGGAGAGAGTTATGCTG GTCACTATGTTCCGCAACTAGCGCAGCGCATGGTTGAATTTGACGACAAGGAGAAGCTGTTCAATCTGAAAGGCATTGCT TTGGGCAATCCTGTTCTCGAATTCTCAACTGACTTCAACTCAAGAGCCGAGTTCTTCTGGTCACACGGGCTGATATCGGACTCAACCTACAACATCTTCACGACGGTTTGCAACTACTCACGGTATGTGAGCGAGTATTACCACGGCTCCATCAGCTCGGTTTGCGACAGGGTGATGAGCCAAGTGACCAAAGAGACGAGCAGATTCGTGGACAAGTACGATGTCACCCTGGACGTCTGCATTTCTTCGGTGTTGATGCAGTCCCAAGTGCTCACCCCAAGCCCAAAT TCTACCGAGCAATTGAACAGGGCGCTCGACGTGTGCGTCGAGGACGAGACGATGAACTACCTCAACCGAAAAGATGTGCAAAAGGCAATGCACGCTCAGCTCAACGGCGTGCCCAAGTGGACGGTCTGCAGCAG TGTTCTTGAGTACAAACAGCTGGACCTGCAGATCCCGACCATCAACATCGTCGGCGCGCTCGTCAAGTCCGGCATCCCGGTGCTAGTTTACAG CGGTGATCAGGACTCGGTGATCCCCCTGACGGGCAGCAGGACGCTGGTgcaccgcctggccaagaggctcCGGCTGAACGCAACGGTGCCGTACCGGGTCTGGTTCCAAGGGAAGCAG GTTGGTGGATGGACGCAGGTGTTCGGCGACGCGCTGTCCTTCGCGACCATCCGGGGCGCGTCGCACGAGGCGCCCTTCTCGCAGCCGGAGAGGTCCCTCGTGCTCTTCAGGGCGTTCCTCGCCAGCCGGCCGCTGCCGGAATCGTTCGAGTGA
- the LOC123053173 gene encoding serine carboxypeptidase-like 45 isoform X3, translating to MHPGTSVAAVVCAASVLLISNGCLSMAMVEDKITALPGQPPVSFAQYSGYVEVDAVRKRSLFYYFAEAELDPATKPLVLWLNGGPGCSSVGVGAFSENGPFRPSGNALMSNEYSWNKEANMLYLESPAGVGFSYSTDPSFYGGVGDSMTARDNLRFLEGWFAKFPQYKGRDLYIAGESYAGHYVPQLAQRMVEFDDKEKLFNLKGIALGNPVLEFSTDFNSRAEFFWSHGLISDSTYNIFTTVCNYSRYVSEYYHGSISSVCDRVMSQVTKETSRFVDKYDVTLDVCISSVLMQSQSTEQLNRALDVCVEDETMNYLNRKDVQKAMHAQLNGVPKWTVCSSVLEYKQLDLQIPTINIVGALVKSGIPVLVYSGDQDSVIPLTGSRTLVHRLAKRLRLNATVPYRVWFQGKQVGGWTQVFGDALSFATIRGASHEAPFSQPERSLVLFRAFLASRPLPESFE from the exons ATGCACCCGGGCACCTCCGTAGCTGCGGTGGTCTGTGCGGCTTCTGTGCTGCTCATCAGCAATGGCTGCCTCTCCATGGCCATGGTGGAGGACAAGATCACGGCGCTGCCGGGGCAGCCACCGGTGAGCTTCGCGCAGTACTCCGGATACGTGGAGGTGGACGCCGTGAGGAAGAGGTCGCTCTTCTACTACTTCGCCGAGGCAGAGCTAGATCCGGCCACCAAGCCCCTCGTCCTCTGGCTAAACGGAG GACCCGGATGTTCATCTGTGGGGGTGGGAGCATTCTCAGAGAATGGGCCATTCAGGCCCAGTGGCAATGCCCTTATGAGCAATGAGTATAGCTGGAACAAAG AGGCCAACATGCTCTATCTGGAGAGCCCTGCAGGGGTGGGCTTCTCCTACTCCACTGATCCTTCCTTCTATGGGGGTGTTGGTGACAGCATGACAG CCAGGGATAATTTAAGGTTCTTGGAAGGCTGGTTTGCCAAGTTCCCACAGTACAAGGGCAGGGACTTGTACATCGCAGGAGAGAGTTATGCTG GTCACTATGTTCCGCAACTAGCGCAGCGCATGGTTGAATTTGACGACAAGGAGAAGCTGTTCAATCTGAAAGGCATTGCT TTGGGCAATCCTGTTCTCGAATTCTCAACTGACTTCAACTCAAGAGCCGAGTTCTTCTGGTCACACGGGCTGATATCGGACTCAACCTACAACATCTTCACGACGGTTTGCAACTACTCACGGTATGTGAGCGAGTATTACCACGGCTCCATCAGCTCGGTTTGCGACAGGGTGATGAGCCAAGTGACCAAAGAGACGAGCAGATTCGTGGACAAGTACGATGTCACCCTGGACGTCTGCATTTCTTCGGTGTTGATGCAGTCCCAA TCTACCGAGCAATTGAACAGGGCGCTCGACGTGTGCGTCGAGGACGAGACGATGAACTACCTCAACCGAAAAGATGTGCAAAAGGCAATGCACGCTCAGCTCAACGGCGTGCCCAAGTGGACGGTCTGCAGCAG TGTTCTTGAGTACAAACAGCTGGACCTGCAGATCCCGACCATCAACATCGTCGGCGCGCTCGTCAAGTCCGGCATCCCGGTGCTAGTTTACAG CGGTGATCAGGACTCGGTGATCCCCCTGACGGGCAGCAGGACGCTGGTgcaccgcctggccaagaggctcCGGCTGAACGCAACGGTGCCGTACCGGGTCTGGTTCCAAGGGAAGCAG GTTGGTGGATGGACGCAGGTGTTCGGCGACGCGCTGTCCTTCGCGACCATCCGGGGCGCGTCGCACGAGGCGCCCTTCTCGCAGCCGGAGAGGTCCCTCGTGCTCTTCAGGGCGTTCCTCGCCAGCCGGCCGCTGCCGGAATCGTTCGAGTGA